Proteins encoded together in one Camelina sativa cultivar DH55 chromosome 9, Cs, whole genome shotgun sequence window:
- the LOC104714736 gene encoding pentatricopeptide repeat-containing protein At1g63130, mitochondrial-like isoform X2, producing the protein MRILFAIALTGKRFALQKGKLGTAPSSFSHCSFWVRAFSSGVYREKLSRNVLKDIKLDDAIGLFGQMVKSRPLPSIVYFSKLLTAIAKMKKFDLVISFGEQMQKLGISHNLFTYSIFINCFCRSSQLHLALAILGKMMKLGYEPDVVTLNSLLNGFCHGNRITDAVSLVDQMVEMGLQPDTVTFTTLIHGLFLHSKASEAVALVERMVVKGCQPNLVTYGVVLNGICKRGDTDLALRLLKKMDEGKIKPGVVIYNTVIDALCKYKHVNDALDLFNEMEIKGIKPDVFTYSCLISCLCNYGRWEDAAGLLSNMIERKINPNVVTFNALIDAFAKEGKLLEAEKLYEEMIKSKDCLPDVVTYNILIKGFCKCKRLDEGMELFRQMTGKGLVGNTVTYNTLIQGFFHDGNCDSAQMVFKQMVSDGVSASIMTYNILLDGLCNNEKLETALVIFKDLQKSEIEIDIFTYSIMIDGMCKAGKVGEAWDLFGSLGLKGLKPDVVTYNTMLSGLCRKSLMQEANALFRKMKEDGILPNSGTYNTLIRAHLRDGDETASAELIKEMRSCGFVGDASTFGLVTNMLHDGRLDKSFLDMLS; encoded by the exons ATGAGGATATTGTTTGCGATTGCTTTGACGGGAAAGAGATTTGCTCTTCAGAAAGGTAAACTTGGAACTGCTCCTTCTTCGTTTAGCCATTGCAGTTTCTGGGTACGAGCTTTTTCTAGTGGTGTTTACAGAGAGAAGTTGAGTAGAAATGTGTTAAAGGACATTAAGTTAGACGATGCAATTGGTTTGTTCGGTCAGATGGTCAAGTCTCGTCCTTTGCCTTCCATTGTTTATTTCAGTAAATTGTTGACTGCAATTGCTAAGATGAAGAAGTTTGACCTTGTCATCTCCTTTGGGGAGCAGATGCAGAAGTTGGGAATTTCTCATAATCTCTTCACTTATAGTATTTTCATTAACTGTTTCTGCCGATCCTCTCAACTCCATCTTGCTTTAGCTATTTTggggaagatgatgaaactcggTTATGAGCCCGATGTTGTCACGCTGAACTCGCTGCTCAACGGTTTTTGTCACGGGAATAGGATTACAGATGCTGTATCTCTTGTTGATCAGATGGTGGAAATGGGACTTCAACCAGATACTGTCACATTTACAACTCTTATCCATGGACTTTTTCTACACAGCAAAGCATCCGAGGCAGTGGCTTTAGTTGAACGGATGGTGGTGAAAGGTTGTCAACCGAACCTAGTTACGTACGGTGTGGTATTAAACGGAATATGTAAGAGAGGTGATACTGATTTGGCTTTAAGATTGctgaagaagatggatgaagGGAAAATAAAGCCTGGTGTTGTAATCTACAACACAGTCATCGATGCTCTTTGCAAATACAAGCATGTGAATGATGCACTCGACCTATTCAACGAAATGGAGATCAAAGGAATCAAACCAGATGTTTTTACCTACAGCTGCCTCATTAGTTGCCTTTGTAATTATGGAAGATGGGAAGATGCTGCTGGACTACTAAGCAATATGATTGAGAGAAAAATCAACCCCAATGTAGTTACATTCAATGCATTGATAGATGCGTTTGCAAAAGAGGGGAAGCTTTTAGAGGCTGAGAAATTGTATGAGGAGATGATCAAAAG CAAGGATTGCCTCCCAGATGTAGTGacatataatattcttataaaGGGATTTTGCAAGTGTAAAAGGTTAGATGAAGGTATGGAACTCTTCCGCCAGATGACTGGAAAAGGATTGGTTGGAAACACCGTCACTTACAACACACTTATCCAAGGATTTTTTCATGATGGCAACTGTGATTCTGCCCAAATGGTATTCAAACAGATGGTTTCTGATGGTGTGTCTGCCAGTATTATGACGTACAACATCTTATTAGATGGGCTTTGCAATAACGAGAAGCTAGAGACAGCATTGGTCATATTCAAGGATCTGCAAAAGagtgaaattgaaattgatatttttacatataGTATTATGATTGATGGGATGTGCAAGGCTGGTAAGGTGGGAGAAGCGTGGGATTTATTTGGTAGCCTCGGCCTTAAAGGATTGAAGCCTGATGTTGTAACCTACAATACAATGCTCTCAGGATTATGTAGGAAAAGCTTAATGCAAGAAGCGAATGCCTTGttcagaaaaatgaaagaagatgggATTCTCCCAAATAGTGGTACCTATAATACGCTGATCAGGGCACATCTAAGAGATGGTGACGAAACCGCATCAGCTGAACTCATCAAAGAAATGAGGAGTTGCGGGTTTGTTGGAGATGCTTCGACCTTTGGCTTGGTGACTAATATGTTACATGATGGAAGATTGGACAAAAGCTTCCTCGATATGCTTTCTTAA
- the LOC104714736 gene encoding pentatricopeptide repeat-containing protein At1g63330-like isoform X1, with protein sequence MRILFAIALTGKRFALQKGKLGTAPSSFSHCSFWVRAFSSGVYREKLSRNVLKDIKLDDAIGLFGQMVKSRPLPSIVYFSKLLTAIAKMKKFDLVISFGEQMQKLGISHNLFTYSIFINCFCRSSQLHLALAILGKMMKLGYEPDVVTLNSLLNGFCHGNRITDAVSLVDQMVEMGLQPDTVTFTTLIHGLFLHSKASEAVALVERMVVKGCQPNLVTYGVVLNGICKRGDTDLALRLLKKMDEGKIKPGVVIYNTVIDALCKYKHVNDALDLFNEMEIKGIKPDVFTYSCLISCLCNYGRWEDAAGLLSNMIERKINPNVVTFNALIDAFAKEGKLLEAEKLYEEMIKRSMDPDVITFSSLINGFCMHDRLDKAKHMFEFMVSKDCLPDVVTYNILIKGFCKCKRLDEGMELFRQMTGKGLVGNTVTYNTLIQGFFHDGNCDSAQMVFKQMVSDGVSASIMTYNILLDGLCNNEKLETALVIFKDLQKSEIEIDIFTYSIMIDGMCKAGKVGEAWDLFGSLGLKGLKPDVVTYNTMLSGLCRKSLMQEANALFRKMKEDGILPNSGTYNTLIRAHLRDGDETASAELIKEMRSCGFVGDASTFGLVTNMLHDGRLDKSFLDMLS encoded by the coding sequence ATGAGGATATTGTTTGCGATTGCTTTGACGGGAAAGAGATTTGCTCTTCAGAAAGGTAAACTTGGAACTGCTCCTTCTTCGTTTAGCCATTGCAGTTTCTGGGTACGAGCTTTTTCTAGTGGTGTTTACAGAGAGAAGTTGAGTAGAAATGTGTTAAAGGACATTAAGTTAGACGATGCAATTGGTTTGTTCGGTCAGATGGTCAAGTCTCGTCCTTTGCCTTCCATTGTTTATTTCAGTAAATTGTTGACTGCAATTGCTAAGATGAAGAAGTTTGACCTTGTCATCTCCTTTGGGGAGCAGATGCAGAAGTTGGGAATTTCTCATAATCTCTTCACTTATAGTATTTTCATTAACTGTTTCTGCCGATCCTCTCAACTCCATCTTGCTTTAGCTATTTTggggaagatgatgaaactcggTTATGAGCCCGATGTTGTCACGCTGAACTCGCTGCTCAACGGTTTTTGTCACGGGAATAGGATTACAGATGCTGTATCTCTTGTTGATCAGATGGTGGAAATGGGACTTCAACCAGATACTGTCACATTTACAACTCTTATCCATGGACTTTTTCTACACAGCAAAGCATCCGAGGCAGTGGCTTTAGTTGAACGGATGGTGGTGAAAGGTTGTCAACCGAACCTAGTTACGTACGGTGTGGTATTAAACGGAATATGTAAGAGAGGTGATACTGATTTGGCTTTAAGATTGctgaagaagatggatgaagGGAAAATAAAGCCTGGTGTTGTAATCTACAACACAGTCATCGATGCTCTTTGCAAATACAAGCATGTGAATGATGCACTCGACCTATTCAACGAAATGGAGATCAAAGGAATCAAACCAGATGTTTTTACCTACAGCTGCCTCATTAGTTGCCTTTGTAATTATGGAAGATGGGAAGATGCTGCTGGACTACTAAGCAATATGATTGAGAGAAAAATCAACCCCAATGTAGTTACATTCAATGCATTGATAGATGCGTTTGCAAAAGAGGGGAAGCTTTTAGAGGCTGAGAAATTGTATGAGGAGATGATCAAAAGGTCCATGGATCCTGATGTTATCACTTTCAGTTCATTGATCAATGGGTTTTGTATGCATGATCGCCTAGACAAGGCTAAGCATATGTTTGAGTTCATGGTTAGCAAGGATTGCCTCCCAGATGTAGTGacatataatattcttataaaGGGATTTTGCAAGTGTAAAAGGTTAGATGAAGGTATGGAACTCTTCCGCCAGATGACTGGAAAAGGATTGGTTGGAAACACCGTCACTTACAACACACTTATCCAAGGATTTTTTCATGATGGCAACTGTGATTCTGCCCAAATGGTATTCAAACAGATGGTTTCTGATGGTGTGTCTGCCAGTATTATGACGTACAACATCTTATTAGATGGGCTTTGCAATAACGAGAAGCTAGAGACAGCATTGGTCATATTCAAGGATCTGCAAAAGagtgaaattgaaattgatatttttacatataGTATTATGATTGATGGGATGTGCAAGGCTGGTAAGGTGGGAGAAGCGTGGGATTTATTTGGTAGCCTCGGCCTTAAAGGATTGAAGCCTGATGTTGTAACCTACAATACAATGCTCTCAGGATTATGTAGGAAAAGCTTAATGCAAGAAGCGAATGCCTTGttcagaaaaatgaaagaagatgggATTCTCCCAAATAGTGGTACCTATAATACGCTGATCAGGGCACATCTAAGAGATGGTGACGAAACCGCATCAGCTGAACTCATCAAAGAAATGAGGAGTTGCGGGTTTGTTGGAGATGCTTCGACCTTTGGCTTGGTGACTAATATGTTACATGATGGAAGATTGGACAAAAGCTTCCTCGATATGCTTTCTTAA
- the LOC104725995 gene encoding E3 ubiquitin-protein ligase RHA1B, which translates to MGFPVGYSELLLPKIFLYLLSFLGLIRKLISTMFKVIGLPDFLEPEPLSTSWPDPPPPTLTKPESAAILAGEMLPVVKFSDLNRPESECCAVCLYDFENEDEIRRLTNCRHIFHRGCLDRWMMGYNQMTCPLCRTQFIPDHLQLEFNQRLWSESSGASSQLVDDESSSHEREYIY; encoded by the coding sequence ATGGGTTTTCCGGTGGGTTACTCCGAGCTCCTTCTCCCAAAAATCTTTCTTTACTTGCTCTCTTTCTTAGGTCTGATCCGTAAACTCATCTCCACAATGTTCAAAGTCATTGGTCTACCTGACTTCTTGGAGCCTGAACCACTCTCAACCTCATGGCCCGACCCACCACCACCGACCTTAACCAAACCGGAGTCAGCAGCGATACTAGCCGGAGAGATGTTGCCGGTTGTTAAATTCTCGGATCTAAACCGACCCGAATCCGAATGCTGCGCGGTGTGTCTCTACGATTTCGAGAACGAAGACGAGATCCGACGGCTGACGAACTGTAGACATATATTTCATCGGGGATGTTTGGACCGTTGGATGATGGGTTATAATCAGATGACGTGTCCGCTTTGTCGTACACAATTTATACCTGATCACCTTCAACTTGAGTTTAACCAAAGACTTTGGTCTGAATCTAGTGGAGCTTCTTCTCAACTTGTTGATGATGAATCATCATCTCATGAGagggaatatatatattaa
- the LOC104714735 gene encoding uncharacterized protein LOC104714735 produces the protein MAGSQAKLEKMKLRQDYRNLWHSDLMGTVTADTPYCFFSCLCGPCVSYMLRRRALYNDMSRYTCCAGYMPCSGRCGESKCPQLCLATEVFLCFGNSVASTRFLLQDEFNIQTTQCDNCIIGFMFCLSQVACIFSIVACIVGSDELSEASQILSCCADMVYCTVCACMQTQHKLEMDKRDGVFGSQPMGVPPAQQMSRFDQPVPPVGYPQSYPPPAQGYPPAQGYPPASYPPPGYPQH, from the exons ATGGCGGGGTCTCAGGCTAAGCTGGAGAAGATGAAACTCAGGCAGGATTACCGGAACTTATGGCACTCCGATCTCATGGGCACCGTCACCGCCGACACTCCCT attGCTTCTTCTCGTGTCTGTg CGGACCTTGTGTTTCGTACATGCTTCGAAGAAGAGCACTTTACAATGACATGTCAAG GTATACTTGTTGTGCTGGATACATGCCTTGTAGTGGCAGATGTGGAGAAAGCAAATGTCCTCAACTTTGCCTTGCCACTGAG GTTTTCCTCTGCTTCGGAAACTCTGTGGCCTCTACCCGCTTTCTTCTGCAGGACGAATTCAACATCCAGACAACACAATGCGACAATTGCATAATT GGATTTATGTTCTGTCTCAGCCAAGTTGCTTGCATATTCTCTATAGTTGCTTGCATTGTTGGTAGCGATGAGCTTTCGGAGGCTTCACAGATACTCTCTTGCTGTGCTGATATGGTCTACTGCAC GGTCTGCGCATGTATGCAG ACACAACACAAGCTTGAGATGGACAAAAGAGATGGAGTGTTTGGATCTCAACCAATGGGTGTGCCACCAGCTCAGCAGATGTCCCGTTTTGATCAACCCGTCCCTCCAGTCGGATACCCTCAGTCCTATCCACCGCCTGCCCAAGGCTACCCTCCTGCTCAAGGCTACCCTCCTGCATCATACCCGCCTCCTGGTTATCCCCAACATTAA